The Larus michahellis chromosome 12, bLarMic1.1, whole genome shotgun sequence genome contains a region encoding:
- the MMP9 gene encoding matrix metalloproteinase-9 encodes MALILLAPLAVGLLALSCCAAPLQSKPQAVVTFPGELVSTLSDLELAESYLLRFGYTTEAEARTGSKHVSLAKALRKMQKQLGLQETGELDAGTLEAMRAPRCGVPDVGPFLTFEGDLKWDHMDLTYRVMNYSPDLDRAVIDDAFKRAFKVWSDVTPLTFTQIYSGEADIMIMFGSQEHGDGYPFDGKDGLLAHAFPPGRGIQGDAHFDDDELWTLGTGIVVKTRHGNANGADCHFPFVFEGQSYSRCITEGRTDGLPWCATTASYDRDKKYGFCPSELLYTNGGNSDGSPCVFPFIFDGTSYNTCTTDGRSDGYRWCATTANFDQDKKYGFCPNRDTAVIGGNSQGDPCVFPFTFLGQSYSSCTSQGRQDGKLWCATTSNYDTDKKWGFCPDRGYSIFLVAAHEFGHSLGLDHSSVREALMYPMYSYVQDFQLDPDDVRGIQYLYGRGSGPEPTAPVPMPTEEPQPMPTEAGSTSTTEEEEEEETPEPTTEPIPVDPSWDACMEKNFDAITEINGELHFFKDGKYWTHSSFWKSGIQGAFSIADTWPGLPAVIDAAFQDVLTKRVFFFAGRQFWVFSGKNMLGPRGIEKLGIGKEAGRISGALQRGRGKVLLFSGESYWRLDVKVQRVDKGYPRATDDVFTGVPLDARNVFLYQDKYHFCQGSFYWRMTPRYQVDRVGYVKYDILQCPQH; translated from the exons ATGGCACTCATCCTCCTGGCCCCGCTtgccgtggggctgctggccctCTCCTGCTGTGCGGCACCTCTCCAGAGCAAGCCGCAGGCGGTTGTCACCTTCCCGGGGGAGCTGGTCAGCACCCTGTCTGAcctggagctggcagag aGCTACCTGCTGCGGTTCGGCTACACCACGGAGGCGGAGGCGAGGACGGGCAGCAAGCATGTGTCCCTGGCCAAGGCGCTGCGCAAGATGCAGAAGCAGCTGGGCCTGCAGGAGACAGGGGAGCTGGATGCCGGCACGCTGGAGGCCATGCGAGCCCCCCGCTGCGGCGTCCCCGATGTGGGACCCTTCCTCACCTTCGAGGGGGACCTCAAGTGGGACCACATGGACCTGACATACCG GGTGATGAACTACTCCCCTGACCTGGACCGTGCTGTGATCGATGACGCCTTCAAGCGGGCATTCAAAGTGTGGAGCGATGTGACCCCCCTCACCTTCACCCAGATATACAGCGGCGAGGCAGACATCATGATCATGTTCGGCAGCCAAG AGCACGGGGATGGATACCCCTTCGACGGCAAGGACGGGCTCTTGGCCCATGCCTTTCCCCCAGGCCGGGGGATCCAGGGCGATGCCCACTTCGATGATGACGAGCTCTGGACACTGGGAACCGGCATAG TGGTGAAGACCCGCCATGGGAACGCCAACGGGGCCGACTGCCACTTCCCCTTCGTCTTCGAGGGCCAGTCATACTCCCGGTGCATCACGGAGGGGCGCACGGACGGGCTGCCCTGGTGTGCCACCACCGCCAGCTACGACCGGGACAAGAAATATGGCTTCTGCCCCAGCGAGC TCCTCTACACCAATGGCGGCAACAGTGATGGATCCCCCTGTGTCTTCCCCTTCATCTTTGACGGCACCTCCTACAACACCTGCACCACGGACGGGCGCTCCGATGGCTACCGCTGGTGTGCCACCACTGCCAACTTTGACCAGGACAAGAAATATGGCTTCTGCCCCAACCGAG ACACGGCAGTGATTGGCGGCAACTCCCAGGGAGACCCGTGCGTTTTCCCCTTCACCTTCCTGGGGCAGTCCTACAGCTCCTGCACTAGCCAGGGCCGGCAGGATGGCAAGCTCTGGTGTGCCACCACCAGCAACTACGACACTGACAAGAAGTGGGGCTTCTGCCCGGACAGAG GTTACAGCATCTTCCTGGTGGCTGCCCACGAGTTCGGGCACTCGCTGGGGCTGGACCACTCCAGCGTGCGCGAGGCCCTGATGTACCCCATGTACAGCTACGTCCAGGACTTCCAGCTGGACCCGGATGATGTCCGAGGCATCCAGTACCTCTACG GTCGTGGCTCTGGCCCGGAGCCCACCGCCCCTGTGCCCATGCCCACTGAGGAGCCCCAGCCCATGCCCACCGAGGCTGGCAGCACCTCCaccactgaggaggaggaggaggaggagacgccAGAGCCCACAACTGAGCCCATTCCCGTGGACCCCAGCTGGGATGCCTGCATGGAGAAGAACTTTGACGCCATCACAGAGATCAACGGGGAGCTGCATTTCTTCAAGGATGG GAAATACTGGACCCACTCATCCTTCTGGAAGTCAGGCATCCAGGGCGCCTTCTCCATCGCAGACACCTGGCCTGGCCTCCCAGCTGTCATCGATGCTGCTTTCCAGGACGTGCTCACCAAGAGGGTCTTCTTCTTTGCAG GTCGGCAGTTCTGGGTGTTTTCTGGCAAGAACATGCTGGGTCCCCGGGGGATCGAGAAGCTGGGCATCGGGAAGGAAGCTGGCCGCATCTCGGGGGCCCTACAGCGGGGCCGTGGCAAAGTGCTGCTCTTCAGTGGGGAGAGCTACTGGAG GCTGGACGTGAAGGTCCAGAGGGTGGACAAGGGCTACCCCCGCGCTACCGACGACGTCTTTACTGGTGTCCCCCTTGATGCGCGCAATGTCTTCCTCTACCAAG ACAAGTACCACTTCTGCCAGGGCAGCTTCTACTGGAGAATGACGCCACGCTACCAGGTGGACCGGGTAGGCTACGTCAAGTATGACATcctgcagtgtccccagcactGA